The genomic segment GGATTTAGTTGTTTCACCCTCTGCCCTAACATGCATACCAGCGTAAGCACCAGGAACTGGTTTTCTTAAAATTATAGTGCCATTTGGAACTTCTTTTAACACCACACTTGTATTAGAAAAATGTGCTGGTTTTACAGCAATGACATCAAGCAAACTATCTTTTACTACATAAATCTCCTGACTCTCTAATAATAGGTTTCTATCAATTTCTATGGCATCTTCAACCTTTTCTGCATTTAGATTCGCTTCAAGATACATGCCTTCTTTAAGGTCTGAATGTTTTACTTCAATGTAGACAGTTATAGTTTGAGTTGTAGCATCAATACTGCCGTTAACGCGCGACACTTTACCCTCATAGGTTTTAGTCTTATCTAGACTCGTTAGGGTAACGCTTTCTCCTTCTTTTAAAATATCGGCAAAAGATTTACTGATGGCGACTTCCATTTCATAAACTGAAGGATTAATAAATTCCCCTAGCTTCTGACCACTTCTTACAAACGTTCCTTCTGTTACTAAAGCTTCTGTTAAAATTCCTGAAAATGGTGCTAAAATTCTATATTTTGTTAATCGTTGTTCTAAATTCTTAACATTATAAAAAGCACTTACTATACCACGACCAGTAATGAAGTAGTTTTCTTTTTCTCCTGAAATTTCTGGTAATTTTGGTGTTGATTTATTTAAGTCGAAACCATTTAAATAGGTTTGCCATTTTTGAAATACATCTGGAAAATCTAAACGTAAATCCGGCATTATAGCAGCAATACTATTATACAATTCACTTTTAGCCGATTGTACACTCGCATAATATTCGGAAGCATCTAAACGTATTAATGTTTCCCCTTTACTAAATTTCTCACCTGGTTTAAAAAGTTTTGATCCGATTTTAAAAATCCCTTGGACTTCAGAATACAACTCTACACGCTGCATTGCCGTGAGATTACCATTAGCAGAAATCATAATTGGGATTGTTGTATTCTTAACCGTATCTACAAGAACAGTTTTAACAACCTTAGGTATAACAGGCTTTGGTTTGTGTTTATTATCAATAAGATAATTGGCAAAAATGAAGGCACCTATTATTAAAGCAACTCCTAAAACAGATAAAATAATTTTTCTTAACATAGTTGTGTTGGTCGTCAATTATTTACAAAGCTAATCTTATAGCTAAGTGAAGCCGTTAAAAAAATCTTAATTATTATTCAGAAAGCGCATCTAATTCAAACTGAACTGACTCCCAATCTTCCATTAATTTCGCTAATGACTTTTTCTTTGTTTGGTAAGCATCAAAAAACTTAGGATCTGAAGCTGTTTTATCATAATCTGTTGCCAGCTTTACATCATCAGATTTTAAATCCTTTTCCAGTTGATTGATTTTAGATTCAATATTACTTAATCTATTATTCAAAGATTTCAATTTCTTTTGATCTTCGTAACTCTGCTTATTACTTTCTTTTGGTTTATTAGCGACTACAGTACGTTTTTCAGCTTCTCTTAGATTTTCGAGATTACGTTGCTCAAGGTAGAAATCGATATCACCTAAATATTGTTTAATATTTTGATCTTTAAATTCGTAAACCGTATCTGTTAACCCTTGAAGGAAATCTCTATCGTGAGACACTAATATTAAAGTCCCTTCAAATTTCTTTAAGGCTTCTTTTAAAACATTCTTCGATTTAATATCTAAGTGGTTGGTTGGCTCATCCATAATAAGGACATTCAGCGGCTGTAATAATAGCTTAGCCAAAGCCAAACGGTTACGCTCACCACCTGAAAGTACTCTCACATACTTTTCTGCTTCATCTCCTCTAAACAAAAATGACCCTAAAATATCTCTAACCTTACTCCTGTTCGTTTCATTAGCTGAATCAATCATGGTATCTAAAACGGTTTTATTTCCGTCTAGATATTCTGCTTGATTTTGTGCGAAGTAACCAATCTGTACGTTATGACCTAAATTTAGTTTTCCTTCATGTTTAATTTCACCAACGATGATCTTAGCTAATGTAGATTTTCCTTGACCGTTCTGACCAACAAAAGCGGTTTTCACATCTCTAGGCACTGCCAAATTCACATTATGCAACACTTGTAAATCTCCATATTTTTTAGACACATTATCAATCTCAACCACTACTTTTCCTGGCGTAATAGACACCGGAAAATTTAATGACATCACACTGTTATCATCCTCATCGACTTCAATACGATCAATCTTATCTAATTTTTTAATAAGTGATTGTGCCATCGTTGCTTTAGAGGCTTTAGCCCTAAACTTTTCAATAAGCTTTTCGGTTTGCTCAATCTTCTTCTCCTGATTTTTTTGCGCTGCCAATTGCTGAACCTTCATCTCTTTCCTTAACACTAAGAATTGCGAATATGGTTTGTTGTAATCATAGATTCTACCTAATGAAATCTCAATTGTTCGATTGGTAACGTTATCTAAGAACATTTTATCATGCGATACAATAACAACGGCTCCGCTGTAACCTTTCAAAAAGTTTTCTAACCAAATAATAGATTCTATATCTAAGTGGTTGGTTGGCTCATCTAAGAGCAACAAATCATTATTTTGAAGTAAAAGTTTTGCTAATTCAATTCGCATTCTCCAACCTCCAGAAAAAGTGTCAGTTAACTTATCAAAATCTTCACGCTTAAAACCTAAACCCTGTAGGATTTTCTCAGTTTCACCTTGATAATTGTAACCACCTAAAATTTCATACTGGTGCTGAACATCATTCAAATCTACCATTAACTGATGATACGCATCACTTTCGTAATCGGTACGTTCTGCTAATTGAGTGTTAATTTCTTCAAGCTGAGATTCGCATTTTTTAATCTCTTTAAAGGCTTGGTAAGATTCCTCTAAAACGGTTTTACCTAAATCGAAATCAATATCTTGTTTTAAGAATCCGATTCTCATATCCTTATCCGCAGCAATCTGACCAGAGTCTGCTTCCTGCTCTTTAGATAGAATGCGGAGCATGGTTGATTTACCAGCACCGTTTTTACCAATTAGACCTATACGATCTCCTAGGCCAAGTTTAAATGTAATTTCTTCAAAAAGATATTCTCCTTGGAATGATATAGAAAGATTGTGGATATTTAGCATAAGTTTGATTGGATATTACAATTGTGATTTGAGTTACAATTGTTACAATGCTTCGGTTATATTATTTTATCTTCGCATTGTCTTTAAAAAGTGCAAAAGTAAAGGTTTTTAAATTGGCCACAAAACGCTACTTTTTATCCTTTTATTGTCAATTTATTTCTATATAATTTAGCTTTAAAGGTTGAAAAAACCATCATAACGAACAAAAAAAACACTTCTAATGATTAGAAAAGGAATGAAACTTTATAGTATTCTTTTTGGTGTGTGTCCAAAATGTCACCAAGAATCCATGTACCAAAATAAGAATCCTTATGTACTTTCTGAAGTTATAAAAATGAGAGAATCATGCTCGCATTGCCATACAAAATACCAAATAGAACCTTCATTTTTCTATGGCTCTATGTACGTAAGTTATGCTGTTGGAATCGCTTTTGCCGTTGCTGCTTTTATAATTAGTTACAATATATTAGAGTTTTCACTAATGATAGCTTTTATTAGTATAATAGGGACATTAATTGTTTTTGCTCCAATAATAATGCGCTTATCTCGTAATATCTGGATTAATATTTTTATGAGTTATGATAAGGAATTAGCGAGCAAAGGATCAGAGAAGCAAAATTAAACTTTGAATTAATTAAATCTATTAATATCAATTTCAGGATCTAAGGCTTCATTCTTTTCAATACAATTAAATAATTCTTTAGCAACATAAGGTGCAATCATTACCCCACGTGTTCCAAGTCCGTTAAGGACATAAAGATTAGGGTGTTTTGGATGTCTACCAACTAAAGGTCTCCTATCTTTTACGGTTGGTCTTACACCTGCGATATGGCTGACAACTTCAAAATGACCAGTCATAAACGATTTTAATTTTGAAATTAGTTCTGTCTTAGCTGATTCTGTTGGCGTATTAGATTTATCATCGTTATTATAAGTTGCTCCCACATTATATAAATCATTACCTAACGGAATCACAAACACTGCCGATTTAACAGCGTAATCAATTTTTAAATTTGGTGCCTTTATCGTTAATATTTCTCCTTTAGAACCCGTAAGCGGAATACTATTAAAGTATGGATTTTGTTTTACACCAAAACCTTCAGCAAATACAGTGTATTTTGCTTTTACGTTTTCGTAATGAATAGCTTCTCCTTCAAATTGAATGTAATCATGAACAAAAGATTTCTCTTCTAGATTTCCATTCACTTTTAGAAACTTTTTGTAATTGGAAATAAGGGTTTCTGTATCTAAACGTCCGGCGTGTAATACTTCACCAAACCCGAAGGGAGCATCAATCTCTAAATTATCGTTTTTCACCAATTGAAGAGAAAGAAAGGGTTCTAATGATGGTTTGTCTGATGCTGTAAACCATTTGTTTTGCTCTTGAATAGAGGTAAAACGTCTTAAAAGGCGTAGTTTATAATCTATTTTAATATTGAGTTCCTTTTCAATTTTAGAATATAAAGGTAATGCTAACTCCAATTGCTCTTTAGCTTTCCACACCTCTGAAAACCGTTTTAGAATAACAGGATTATACATTCCGGCAGCAACTATAGAAGACTTTTGGGAGTCATCATTATATACTATAAATGTTTTATGATTAGCTCTTAATTCCTCGCAAAACGCAATACTTGCTAAGCCACAACCTACAATGATATAATCTACTTCTTTCATTACAGCAAAAGTAAATAAATGTTTGTTATTCTTGCGAAGGCAGGAATCAAATTTTGGTCTTTAATATTAGATTACTGATTTCTCAAGAAAGACAGCAAAAAAAAAAAAAAAACGCCCACTTAAAAAGTGAGCGTTTATATAATTTATGTTTTACTAACTAGTAGCTCCACATATCTTGTTCAAAGTTTCTAATCTTATCTTTAATACGTTCTGATTCTAAAAGCTGCATTAACGCATTTTCTGCTACATACTCTTTTACTTCTCTATCACCATAAACATTTTCTTCTTTGTAGATAACTCCACTAAAGCGTCTGCTATTTAATAAATGATCAAAAGACAACGGCACAGCACTATTCTTGTTATTGAAGGCTTTAGCTTCATGAAGAATATCTCTTATTTCTGGGAAAAATACCCAAAATAAACCGATTGGTTCTTTATTAGTTTCATCATCAGAGTCAATAAAGTTCACATCTGGTGCCGCTGGTGCAATACCTAAAACACGAAACTTTAATTCTCCTTGACGCTTATCAAAGTACCAAAGTCCTTTAATTAAATAAGAATTAATATCTCCTGGTCCAATTTCTCTACGAACTTTATATTCTTCTGGCACAAGAGCGGTATCAGTAACACCTTCAGCATTCATCCAATCAATTCCTACATCAAGAATTCTTTCCATAACTAAAGCAGGTGCCAAATCTTCCATGGTACGTTCTTCTGTAAAGTATGCGTCTGCATATACCTTAGGAATAGTTCCATCAGAGATATTTTGCATTAGCACCATGTACAATGATTTTCTATCATCACCTAAATTGTCTTCAATAGGAAAGTATAAAGGAAAATTAGCACGTTCATCTAAAACAATCTTTTCCCAAGTCATTTTAGAGAATAAAATATCTCTATCTCCGACATATCCATATTCTAAAGGCTTGTCGTTATCTAGAAGTAATTGTGCTT from the Winogradskyella helgolandensis genome contains:
- a CDS encoding DUF983 domain-containing protein, which encodes MIRKGMKLYSILFGVCPKCHQESMYQNKNPYVLSEVIKMRESCSHCHTKYQIEPSFFYGSMYVSYAVGIAFAVAAFIISYNILEFSLMIAFISIIGTLIVFAPIIMRLSRNIWINIFMSYDKELASKGSEKQN
- a CDS encoding efflux RND transporter periplasmic adaptor subunit, with protein sequence MLRKIILSVLGVALIIGAFIFANYLIDNKHKPKPVIPKVVKTVLVDTVKNTTIPIMISANGNLTAMQRVELYSEVQGIFKIGSKLFKPGEKFSKGETLIRLDASEYYASVQSAKSELYNSIAAIMPDLRLDFPDVFQKWQTYLNGFDLNKSTPKLPEISGEKENYFITGRGIVSAFYNVKNLEQRLTKYRILAPFSGILTEALVTEGTFVRSGQKLGEFINPSVYEMEVAISKSFADILKEGESVTLTSLDKTKTYEGKVSRVNGSIDATTQTITVYIEVKHSDLKEGMYLEANLNAEKVEDAIEIDRNLLLESQEIYVVKDSLLDVIAVKPAHFSNTSVVLKEVPNGTIILRKPVPGAYAGMHVRAEGETTKSSDSIQ
- the porN gene encoding type IX secretion system ring subunit PorN/GldN; the encoded protein is MNLKSFLCIGIGVLAANSMFAQANILNAKIPEEIGMKTEAQLLLDNDKPLEYGYVGDRDILFSKMTWEKIVLDERANFPLYFPIEDNLGDDRKSLYMVLMQNISDGTIPKVYADAYFTEERTMEDLAPALVMERILDVGIDWMNAEGVTDTALVPEEYKVRREIGPGDINSYLIKGLWYFDKRQGELKFRVLGIAPAAPDVNFIDSDDETNKEPIGLFWVFFPEIRDILHEAKAFNNKNSAVPLSFDHLLNSRRFSGVIYKEENVYGDREVKEYVAENALMQLLESERIKDKIRNFEQDMWSY
- a CDS encoding NAD(P)/FAD-dependent oxidoreductase, with the protein product MKEVDYIIVGCGLASIAFCEELRANHKTFIVYNDDSQKSSIVAAGMYNPVILKRFSEVWKAKEQLELALPLYSKIEKELNIKIDYKLRLLRRFTSIQEQNKWFTASDKPSLEPFLSLQLVKNDNLEIDAPFGFGEVLHAGRLDTETLISNYKKFLKVNGNLEEKSFVHDYIQFEGEAIHYENVKAKYTVFAEGFGVKQNPYFNSIPLTGSKGEILTIKAPNLKIDYAVKSAVFVIPLGNDLYNVGATYNNDDKSNTPTESAKTELISKLKSFMTGHFEVVSHIAGVRPTVKDRRPLVGRHPKHPNLYVLNGLGTRGVMIAPYVAKELFNCIEKNEALDPEIDINRFN
- a CDS encoding ABC-F family ATP-binding cassette domain-containing protein, translated to MLNIHNLSISFQGEYLFEEITFKLGLGDRIGLIGKNGAGKSTMLRILSKEQEADSGQIAADKDMRIGFLKQDIDFDLGKTVLEESYQAFKEIKKCESQLEEINTQLAERTDYESDAYHQLMVDLNDVQHQYEILGGYNYQGETEKILQGLGFKREDFDKLTDTFSGGWRMRIELAKLLLQNNDLLLLDEPTNHLDIESIIWLENFLKGYSGAVVIVSHDKMFLDNVTNRTIEISLGRIYDYNKPYSQFLVLRKEMKVQQLAAQKNQEKKIEQTEKLIEKFRAKASKATMAQSLIKKLDKIDRIEVDEDDNSVMSLNFPVSITPGKVVVEIDNVSKKYGDLQVLHNVNLAVPRDVKTAFVGQNGQGKSTLAKIIVGEIKHEGKLNLGHNVQIGYFAQNQAEYLDGNKTVLDTMIDSANETNRSKVRDILGSFLFRGDEAEKYVRVLSGGERNRLALAKLLLQPLNVLIMDEPTNHLDIKSKNVLKEALKKFEGTLILVSHDRDFLQGLTDTVYEFKDQNIKQYLGDIDFYLEQRNLENLREAEKRTVVANKPKESNKQSYEDQKKLKSLNNRLSNIESKINQLEKDLKSDDVKLATDYDKTASDPKFFDAYQTKKKSLAKLMEDWESVQFELDALSE